In Lotus japonicus ecotype B-129 chromosome 5, LjGifu_v1.2, one genomic interval encodes:
- the LOC130718538 gene encoding uncharacterized protein LOC130718538 yields the protein MFLWLSKFYHSHLTITWPLVIYAATWVTLLTLTVAVASFSPEVAFVSAISPSSSFSQKCSKSESDGSFIRVPLDNPSETLCLPAQLFAMSSIDIIVPPVFSALMVAASACVVRAVGLLEHD from the coding sequence ATGTTTCTCTGGCTCTCTAAGTTCTACCATTCACACCTCACGATCACATGGCCTCTAGTAATCTATGCCGCCACATGGGTTACCTTACTCACCTTAACGGTGGCGGTGGCTTCATTCTCCCCGGAGGTGGCTTTTGTCTCCGCCATATCACCCTCCTCTTCATTCTCTCAGAAGTGCAGCAAAAGTGAGAGTGATGGGTCATTTATTAGAGTTCCTTTGGACAATCCAAGTGAGACGCTGTGTCTCCCTGCTCAACTTTTCGCCATGTCCAGCATTGATATCATCGTTCCACCCGTGTTTTCGGCGCTGATGGTAGCTGCTTCTGCTTGTGTGGTTCGAGCTGTGGGCTTGTTGGAACATGATTAG
- the LOC130717410 gene encoding UPF0051 protein ABCI8, chloroplastic gives MASLLSHGVSPLPPQPTRDLNLRKPHLHPNLPISSPRHHHKPLLRVRADASTTASPTSSDDKIREILRNRDYDKKFGFTIDIDSFSIPKGLSMETIRLISTLKQEPDWMLEFRLKALEKFLAMKEPQWSDNTYPTIDLQNICYYSAPKKKPSLNSLDEADPELLRYFDKLGVPLNEQNRLANVAVDAVLDSVSIATTHRKTLEKAGVIFCSISDAIKEYPDLVRKSLGKVVPAEDNYYAALNAAVFSDGSFCYIPKDTVCPMQISTYFRINALETGQFERTLIVADDRSSVEYLEGCTAPSYDRNQLHAAVVELYCGEGAEIKYSTVQNWYAGDEEGKGGVYNFVTKRGLCAGAGSRISWTQVETGSAITWKYPSVVLEGDGSVGEFYSVALTNNYQQADTGTKMIHKGKNTRSRIISKGISVGNSRNCYRGLVQVQPKAENAQNKSQCDSMLIGDKAAANTYPYIQVKNPTARIEHEASTSKIGEDQLFYFQQRGIDYEKAMAAMISGFCRDVFNELPDEFGSEVNQLMSLKLEGSVG, from the exons ATGGCTTCCCTTCTGAGCCACGGCGTCTCCCCCTTACCTCCTCAACCCACTCGCGACCTCAACCTCCGCAAACCCCACCTCCACCCAAACCTCCCAATCTCCTCCCCccgccaccaccacaaacccCTCCTCCGAGTCCGCGCCGACGCCTCTACCACCGCCTCACCCACCTCCTCCGACGACAAAATCCGCGAGATCCTCCGCAACCGCGACTACGACAAGAAATTCGGCTTCACCATCGACATCGACTCCTTCTCCATCCCCAAGGGTCTCTCCATGGAAACAATCCGATTGATCTCCACTCTCAAACAAGAACCCGATTGGATGCTCGAGTTCCGATTGAAGGCACTGGAGAAATTTCTCGCCATGAAAGAGCCTCAATGGTCTGACAACACCTACCCCACCATCGATTTGCAGAACATCTGCTACTACTCCGCACCCAAGAAGAAACCCTCGTTGAATTCGCTCGATGAGGCTGACCCTGAGCTTCTCCGGTACTTCGATAAGCTCGGGGTTCCGCTCAACGAGCAGAATCGGTTGGCCAACGTCGCCGTGGACGCTGTCCTTGACAGCGTCTCCATCGCCACCACCCATAGAAAAACGCTGGAGAAAGCAGGGGTGATTTTCTGTTCAATCTCTGATGCTATCAAGGAGTACCCTGATTTGGTTAGGAAGTCGTTAGGGAAAGTGGTGCCGGCGGAGGATAACTACTATGCGGCGTTGAACGCGGCGGTTTTCAGTGATGGGTCGTTTTGTTACATTCCGAAGGACACTGTTTGCCCTATGCAGATTTCAACTTACTTCAGGATCAACGCGTTGGAGACAGGGCAGTTTGAGAGGACTTTGATTGTGGCGGATGATCGGAGTTCTGTGGAGTATTTGGAAGGTTGCACTGCGCCTTCTTATGATAGGAACCAGCTTCATGCGGCGGTTGTGGAGCTGTATTGTGGGGAAGGTGCTGAGATTAAGTACTCCACTGTGCAGAATTGGTATGCTGGGGATGAGGAAGGGAAGGGTGGGGTGTACAATTTTGTGACCAAGAGAGGGTTGTGTGCTGGGGCGGGGTCGAGGATATCGTGGACGCAGGTGGAGACGGGTTCCGCGATTACTTGGAAGTACCCGAGTGTTGTTTTGGAAGGGGATGGGAGTGTGGGGGAGTTTTACTCTGTTGCCTTGACGAATAATTATCAGCAGGCGGATACCGGGACCAAGATGATACACAAGGGGAAGAATACCAGGAGCAGGATTATATCCAAGGGTATATCGGTTGGGAATTCCAGGAACTGTTATAGAGGGCTTGTTCAGGTTCAGCCTAAGGCGGAGAATGCTCAGAACAAATCTCAGTGTGATTCAATGCTCATTGGTGATAAAGCAGCTGCCAATACCTATCCTTACATTCAG GTGAAAAATCCAACCGCAAGAATTGAACATGAAGCTAGTACGTCCAAAATTGGTGAAGATCAATTATTTTACTTTCAACAAAGGGGAATAGACTATGAAAAAGCAATGGCTGCTATGATTTCTGGATTTTGCCGTGATGTCTTTAATGAACTTCCTGATGAATTTGGTTCTGAGGTGAACCAACTCATGAGCTTGAAGCTTGAGGGATCAGTAGGCTAA